One Leptolyngbya sp. SIO1E4 genomic window, CTTCCTGAGGCGAAAACTGAAGTTGGTTTTCCAGTCAGCAGCTTGTTGGCTGCCACGAAAGACCAGCACAATATGATGGTCTTTCTTAAACATGAATGCTTGGGTATCGGTGATGCGATCTACCAGGTATTTAAAGTGCTCTTTGAGTTCAATATTTGGCTTCTGCTCGGTTTCCCGCAGCCATTGCTTGATGATGTCAACTACATAATCTGCTGGATTTTGCTTTTTCCAAACTTCGTCGATATCGTCGCTGAGCCAATAGCGAACGATATCTTCGACATATTCTTCATCCTCATAAACTAAGTGAGCTGCTTTGGCCATGCAAAGGGAGCGGAAAGCATCAGCAACCGGCTCTTCTTTGTCAATATTGCTAAAGTCATGGGTAGAGTATGGCGGGGGCAAAATCTTGTAGCCGTAGCGTTCAAAGAGTTTCTGAACGCCCTGATATCCTGACCAGTAAATGTAATGGAATAGCTGGTCATAAAAGCCTGAACCCCCTTCACGACGGAGGCGGCGATCGCTAATAACTTGTACCCAGTAAATGACAAACGGTCGTAAATCTTCAGCGGTAACCAGTTTTGCCTCAATGGCATTGTTGCACTGTTCTAACGCTCCTAAAAACTGATCAAACCAGTCCCGAAGCGTGAGTTCAATGACAAACTCTTCATCGCGATACTGCTGGAAAATACGAGCGGTATTGTCATCCATTTTCCCAGGCTGGGCACTGGCCTGGCTGAGCATTTTGATCCCTTGTCGGGTTTTCACCATCTGAGCATGGGAGCGCAAGGCCCGCTTTAAGCGATCGTCGGTGGCTTCAAACTGAAGCATCTTGCCATTGGACAACGTCACCTCGAAGATGCGATATTCTTCGTAGTCCAAAATGTCAGCAATGTTGCGAATGGCTGGCCGATGACCAAACGCTTCGAAAACGCTGCGGGCTAGCTCGCGCCGCCGCCACTTGCAATATTTTAAGTATTGGTCGATACCGGCGACGGCCGCGATTGCGCCGCTGAGGAGGGCAAATGCCGCTACCCATTGAGCCCCTAGTTGCCAGCGAGCAATTGAATCGGGACTCATCTGAGAACTCTGGGCCATCACCGCAGGGAGTGCTGCAGGGGATACTGAGGCCAATACGGGCGTTGTTACGATGCCAATGCAGAGTAATGCCAGCAGTGCTGTAGATGTCAACCGCATGCCCATAGACCCAGTCTTTCCTTAAGAGATCAGTAGTTCATAGATGCTACCCAAAATGAAGTAGGCATTATCAATGCTTAAATCTTTGTTGACATCAGTATTGTGATGGATATTTCTGTCCCTGAAACTTGGCCAACAACGCCAGCGGAGGCCATTGCTCTGCAGGCAACGTTGCGATCGCAGGTTTCTTTGGAGGATACCCTGCCTCAAACGGTGCAATATGTCGCCGGGGTTGACGCTGGGTTCGAGGCTGGCGGCACTGTGACCCGGGCCGCAGTGGTGGTGCTGGAGTTTCCTGCTCTCACCCTGGTAGAGACTGCCCTGGTCAAACGACCAACGACATTTCCCTACGTCCCGGGGTTGCTGTCCTTCCGAGAAATTCCAGCGGTGCTGGAAGCACTTTCACAATTGAAGATTGCCCCTGATCTGATTCTCTGTGATGGTCAAGGCATTGCCCATCCCCGTCGGGTCGGAATTGCCAGTCACCTGGGGTTAATTGTTGATTGCCCCACCATTGGGGTTGCCAAGTCTCGCCTTGTCGGCACCCATGCAGAGGTTCCGGCAGCAAAGGGAGCCTGGGTGCCGTTGCTGGATCAGGGGGAATGTATTGGTGCTGTGCTGCGCAGCCGCGCCAATACAAAGCCTCTCTACATTTCTCCGGGGCACAAGTTGAGCTTGCCGACAGCCTTAGAGTATGTGCTGCGCTGCACCCCAAAATACCGCCTCCCAGAAACGACTCGCTTGGCCGATCGCCTGGCATCTAACCGAGGGGCACTGCCTCCAATCAAAGCTCAAGAGACTGACGAAGGCATGGGAGAGCAGATGACGTTGCTTTAGCGCTGCTGTGAGAGCGTTGAATGGGGTATTTATTTGGGCAATGGCTACGGTTGCTCTGAACCCTTGCAGGTTGGGATGAAGCAGCTTTTACTCTGTTTGACCGAGTTGGGTGATCTGTTTTTTGTCGTGGCTGCGACAAAAATTTGGGAGGTCACATTCAAGCGTGATAGCATCGGGCCGAAGGAGTGATCTCGTGTGTGTGTTCAGTTATCAATCGTGCACAGGGTGAAAAAGCATCATGGCAACAGAGAACTTCAGCGACACTGAACGGGCCTTTTTAGAAAAGGTCATGCAGAGAGCGAGTCTTCCAGATATTTACGATGCCCGAGATCTGACAACAGTTGTCTTTCGCTCCCTGCGGGATTTGATGACGACAGAAACAGATGAACGCACTGAAGCGGCGTTTAAAGACGCAGACATTGCCGAGATCTGGCGGGATGATAACCCCATTGTCTCGTTTTTAAGTCGGTTTCGTCCGCCCCTCGATATTGATACCGAAACGTTTTTGCGTCGCGTTAAGCAAGAGGGGGGTGCCCCCAAAGGGGTTTCGCCTGAAGCGATTGTTATTGCGGTGTTTTCGACTGCGAGAGAAACTCTGGCCCCAGAGCAGATTCAGGAGATTTCAAATATTTTGCCCGATGGTCTCAAGATCATGTGGGATCAGATTTAGGCATTCCAGGTATCTTGGGGCAGAAAGGCGCGATCGCGCGGTAAGGACTGCACCGGTTGGGTGAGTTCAAACTGCCCTGCTGTAATCCAGTCTTTCAGTTCTGTGGCGACCTGGCGTGCAAGGTAAATGCTGGCCAGGGGAGCCGTCCGGACTTTTTGCCCATTGAGGGTGATTTTGCCAGATTTGAGTTGAGCATAGCTGACGAGGCCAAAGGTGGGACGCACTCGGCGAGGAATGGCAAAGTCCATCACGGGGGCCACTAACTCTTTGTCCTGAACGGCGCAGTGGGCTGCGATTGACTCATTCAACAGCGGAATTGCAACCCCAATGCCTAGCATCAAGGATGAACCGTAGCCTTTGAAGTAGCACCCGCGCACCCACTTGGCCTGCATGCCTTTGGCATCCCCAATCAGGGCCACTGTGGCGGCAGGGCCAATAGGGGTCTGATTGGGCAGGCGCTTTTGCAGCGGGAAATGTTGGGTCCCTTCCCATGCGACATACCCCACGCCGCCGCCTAGAAAAATGCGGCTGCCGATGCCAATCACCTCTAAGTCTGGATCATTCATCAGGGGGGAGAGCGCACCTGGATTGGCATAAACAGCATTGCCCAGATTTGGCTGCAGGGGGCCGAGATAGGTAGATAAGGGGCGATCGCCGCCATTGACGCCCACAATAAAGTTTTGGTACAGATTGCGCGGGTTAAAAAGGTAAAACTGATTAATCGTGTCGCGGGTAATGGTGGTTTCTAGGGCACTGCGGGGATAACAGTCTGTCACTTGTCCGGTCGCTTGCAGCTGCACTGGTTTGCCCGCGACTAAATCAGCAATGACGTGGCTTCCTCCCCGCTCTCGGGGCAAATCGCTCTCCCCTGTGCTGCTACTCTCCGCTGCTTGACTAGCCCCCAAATACAGATCCACTGCCCCGAACCCGGCATAGGCTGCGACCCCATCTAGGCGACAATCCCGTATTTTGATGGGGGGATCGGTGTGACCCAGGTTAAGAATTGCCCCCGAAGATTCTACCGGTTCAAAGGTGCCTGTTGTCACCACGTCTACGGCTTCAAACGCTTCCCGGATTCCTTCTGCAGCCCTTGCTTTAAAGGCTTCAGCCGTTTCTACGACCACGGTCTGGCGGCGGATTTTTTCGTTAATCGTGTTTAGGGTGCGCAGAGTCGCCATGGCGGGAGATCCACAGTTGCCAGCAAAGAAATGCCCCCAGGACCAACGTGGGTGCCAGCACAATCGCTAAGCTAACTGCCGACGTTTCAGGAATAGACAGGCGGGGTGCCAGGGTTTTAAGGGCGATCGCGATCAGTATCGAAACAACAAAAACTTTGACGATAAATCCTACTTGAGCTGACCAGGTTGCCTTATCCATGATTATGATCGCCGAATATTCAAGCAACACCATTCTTTCCGCCGCCACAGGGTTGCAACGACCCAGCCATTTTGTTCTAAGGTGTCGGCAACCAGCTTGGACTGGTCTAGCAAAATACCGCTGATAATACCCCAGGTTTGAGGTTTTGAAATGTCATTAAGCTGGGGAATTAAGTCTAAAATAACCTCTGCCAAGATATTGCAGAGAACCCCATCGACCGGTTCTGTCAGGGTTTTCAGTAGGGTATCAAGGCTGCCCTGCTGAACGACAATTTGCTCTGCAGTCAGGTGATTAAGGACCGAGTTGGCTGCTGTTGCCTCAACGGCTAAGGGATCAACGTCTACTGCGTAGGCGCGCTTTGCCCCCATTAACAGCGCACCGATAGACAAGATACCCGAACCACAGCCAATATCAGCCACGATCATGTCGTTGTGATCGCCGCCCAGGCGCATTTCTATGGATTCTAAACAGAGTTGAGTGGTGGCATGGGTGCCAGTGCCAAAGGCTGCCCCTGGATCTAGCTTTAAGATCAGACGCTTGGTGTCTTTCGGAACGGGCAACCAGGCTGGATTAATTAAAAAGCGATCGCCCACTTCCTGGGGCTGCCAGTAATCTTTCCAACTCTTTGACCAGTCTTCCTCGTCGATGAGCTGCCAGGTGGTTTGAGGTTCCGGCAAATAGGCACAGAGGGCATCTTGCTTCATCAGCAAAGCAACTGCTGCTAGGTCTAACAACTCAAAGGTGGCTTGAGGAAAGTAAGCTTGAATGAGACGATGGCTGCCCTTGCGCTGACTGACCGTACCTTGGCCCCCCAGCACCTCAAACCGCCAAAAGGCCGTATCTTCTAGCGCCGGGTCACATAAAACTTGAATTTCCCACCAACTCTTGACCAAAATGGTTGCGTATCACTAAACAGCAGGGTGCGATCGCTCTACAAGCTTACGGTGTAGGCATCGCGAATACCTGGAACTTTTGTAATTTCTGACAAAATCCCTTCCGGCAACGGATCATCGATGCTCAGCACCATAACCGCATCCCCACGGACGATTTTGCGCCCTACCTGCATACTGGCAATGTTGACGTTGAAACTTCCCAACAGAGACCCAATTTTCCCAATAATCCCTGGCATGTCTCGGTGCAAGGTGAACAGCATATGCCGGGTTGGCGGCACATTAATGGGGAAATTATCGATATCTGTCACCCGAATTTCGCTGCCCCCCAGCAGCACCCCACTGACGGAATGCTCTCCTAAGGATCCCTTGGCAGTCAGGCGCAAAGAACCCGTGTAGTCTTTGATGGCCTTGTCCCGCGTTTCTACAACGTGAATACCGCGATCCTTGGCTTCCAGGCTGGCGTTAACGTAGTTCACCCGCTCTTGCAGTGCGTGAGACAACAACCCCTTTAGCGCTGCAATGACGACCGGTTGACTATCATTTGCGGCCAGTTCCCCTTGCAGCTGTACATTCAAAGACTCAACCCGACCCCCAGCGAGCTGCCCGACCAGGTTGCCCAGGGTTTCAGCCAACTGCAGATACGGACGCATCTGCTCCATCACGTCGGCTCGTAGCCCTGGAATGTTAACAGCAGATCGGGCCGGTAACCCCAGCAGCACATCGCGAATCTGCTCTGCCACATCGATCGCGACATTCACCTGAGCTTCTTCTGTCGAAGCGCCCAAATGAGGCGTCAGGATTATTTCCTTACCCAAGCTGCGCAAGGTAGATGATTCACCCAGGGGTTCTTCTGCATAAACATCAAGGGCTGCCCCTGCGATGTTGCCTTCATTGAGCGCGGTTGCTAAGGCCCCTTCGTCAATAATGCCGCCTCGGGCACAGTTGATGATGCGGGCAGTTGGCTTCATGGTTGCCAGAGTCTCAGGGTTGATGAGATTCGCAGTTTCCGGCGTTTTGGGCAGGTGTAGTGTGACGTAGTCGGCTTCCCGCAGCAGCAGGTCTAGATCGACCAAGCGACAGCCTAACTGCTCTGCCCGCTCCGTAGAAATAAAGGGATCGTAAGCCAAGAGCTTCATGCCCATAGCCCGGGCCACAGTTGCAACATGGGAGCCGATTTTACCCAGGCCCACGACGCCTAAGGTCTTTTTGTAAACTTCAACCCCCGTAAAGGCTTTGCGGTTCCACTGCCCCTCTTTGACAGATTTATCGGCCACAGGGATATGGCGAGACAGCGCCAGCATCATTGCTAGGGCATGCTCTGCTGCCGCAATCGTATTGCCTTCTGGAGAATTAACCACCACGATGCCGCGCCGGGTGGCTGCTGGAACGTCGACATTGTCTACCCCGACGCCAGCTCGGCCAATAATCTTAAGGGTTTTCCCAGCCTCAATGACTTCTTTAGTTACCTTCGTGCCAGAGCGGATCATCAAAGCGTCGTAATCAGCCACAATCTTGACCAATTCTTCCGGAGGAAGCTTGGTTTTGACATCGACCTGCGCGACTTGAGACAAGATATCTAAGCCAGCCTGGTCAATTGGATCAGAGACGAGAACCTTGGGCATGGTACTGCGGTAGTTTCAAAAAAATAACGCCCGAACCCAGGGGCTTGAAAAATCAAGTCTGACCTCGATCCAGGAGCTTTTCCAGATGCCATTTTACTCCATGACTGGAGTCCAGACACGGCTAATGCTGGGGATCGCTAAATGCTTCAAAGATAGCAACCAACACCACATTAGAAAAAAGAAACCCTTCTGGATCACTCAGGCGCAGTCGGGGTTCAGGGCGCACTTCAAGTTTGACCCATCCTTTTTGAATGTAGGGGATGAGGCAGGTTTTAAGGGTAGCGACCCGGTCTACTCCAAATTCGGTAGTGAGATCGTTGAGGCTGAGACCTTCTGCCAACCGCACCCCCAACATGAGGCGATCTAACCACTGTTCGATTGGGGGGGTAGGGGCACAGTCGAGTGTGCCTGCGACTTGGCAATAGTCTTCGACCCATTGCTGATACTCATGGGTAGTCCGGGGGCGTTGAAAGCGCTGGCGTTGGGTATAGCTAGTGGCCCCCATGCCAAAGCCATAGTAAGGGCGGTTTTCCCAATACACCCGGTTGTGTTGGCACTGATAGCCGGGCTGAGCGTAGTTCGAGATTTCGTAATGGTGGTAACCGGCCTGGGTGAGATGGGCCTGGGCCGTGCGATACATCTGAGTTGTCATGTCGTCTGTCGGCAGCGGAGACTGCCCGGCCATATAGCGATGATCAAAGACGGTGCCGGGTTCAACCGTGAGGTCGTATACCGAAATGTGATGGGGTGAACCGGCGATCGCCTGAGCTAAAGACGCCTCCCAACCGGCCATCGTCTGATGGGGAAGCCCAGAGATTAAATCCAGGCTCCACACCGGCATCTCGACTGCCTGGATAGCTGTAATCGCTTGCTGAATATCTTTAAGACGATGGGTGCGCCCACAGGCTTCTAGCTGTTCGTCTTGAAAGGACTGCACCCCTAAGCTGACTCGGTTAAGCCCCGCCTGGCGCAGGGATTGTAGAGATTGCTGGGTGAAGGTGCCAGGATCCATTTCCATCGAAACTTCAGCGGTTGAGCTAATGCCAAAGCGATCGCTTAACGTGGTCAAAATTTGCACTACTTGATCAGCCGCCAGTAAAGACGGCGTCCCCCCCCCAAAAAAGACGGTTTCTAAGGCTCCTCCTAACGCGGGTGTCGCCTGGATTTCGCGACACAGGGTGTCGACATAGGTCTGGATACGGGGAGAGGTTTCACCCCGAGCCCGATCGCCCGCCACCGCAATGGGGAAATCACAATAAAAGCAGCGGCGACGGCAGAAAGGGATATGAACATAGGCTGACTGAGGGGCTGGCATGGGCATTGGCCTGATGAGGACGGCAATCTCCCGATTAATGGAGGGGTGTCCCAATTTACTCGGGGAGCCCTATCCCTTAACTTCAAATAGAAAGAGGACGGGTAAATGTTAAAGGTAGTGGGGGATTCGGAGAGCTTTAGAGAGTAAAGAAGCCAGAATACAGAATTCAGGACTGAGGATTTAGGAATTAAGGGAACAAATTCAATTCTTTCTGCTTCTCTGCTCTCCAGTCACCTTAGCCTTATCTTTTGTATTCGCCCTAAAAGTCCGTTTGCACTTGCCAAGTATGACAATTTGCATCGAATCAGTTTTGAAGGAGGATTGACTAGCTAGCGTTCACAGTGAAGGCAGGTGTCACGCAATTGTGAAATCCTCACCCTGATACCGCCCCCGTCAATGGGGTTACATTGAGTGCTGGGGCGGCCTCATACATACCGCATACATCCCTCACAGCCTACGAATGGCTAGCCATCATGCTAGATGCACTGATTGTATTTTCATTTATTATTGCTGGCGCAGGTATTGGCTACTATGCTCCCGATCTGCTGCCAGACAATACCCTACAGCAGGTCAATAGCTTGGAAGGACTCAGTTCTGTCACGGCTGGGTTCGGAGCCCTGATTGGGACTGGAGTTGGTCTGGTGGTGCAGACCA contains:
- a CDS encoding DUF2974 domain-containing protein, with amino-acid sequence MRLTSTALLALLCIGIVTTPVLASVSPAALPAVMAQSSQMSPDSIARWQLGAQWVAAFALLSGAIAAVAGIDQYLKYCKWRRRELARSVFEAFGHRPAIRNIADILDYEEYRIFEVTLSNGKMLQFEATDDRLKRALRSHAQMVKTRQGIKMLSQASAQPGKMDDNTARIFQQYRDEEFVIELTLRDWFDQFLGALEQCNNAIEAKLVTAEDLRPFVIYWVQVISDRRLRREGGSGFYDQLFHYIYWSGYQGVQKLFERYGYKILPPPYSTHDFSNIDKEEPVADAFRSLCMAKAAHLVYEDEEYVEDIVRYWLSDDIDEVWKKQNPADYVVDIIKQWLRETEQKPNIELKEHFKYLVDRITDTQAFMFKKDHHIVLVFRGSQQAADWKTNFSFRLRKFSVSSPPQADALPTGEVHRGFQDAWESVEKRVIIQLKKWWTPSTNLWVTGHSLGGALATLASTSLEYQGYSISGLYTFGQPRVGDWQFVRKVQVRMGDRMFRYVNNNDVVPLIPPQFNIMNPTRLYGHMGHFRYFDFRGRLQKHSLLGQRWGDRILGFIFSLRQPGPDLIADHMMEYYVRYLQKALNEEKDRRKAQQTEALEVKELLEMEKAR
- the nfi gene encoding deoxyribonuclease V, whose product is MDISVPETWPTTPAEAIALQATLRSQVSLEDTLPQTVQYVAGVDAGFEAGGTVTRAAVVVLEFPALTLVETALVKRPTTFPYVPGLLSFREIPAVLEALSQLKIAPDLILCDGQGIAHPRRVGIASHLGLIVDCPTIGVAKSRLVGTHAEVPAAKGAWVPLLDQGECIGAVLRSRANTKPLYISPGHKLSLPTALEYVLRCTPKYRLPETTRLADRLASNRGALPPIKAQETDEGMGEQMTLL
- a CDS encoding DUF2267 domain-containing protein; amino-acid sequence: MATENFSDTERAFLEKVMQRASLPDIYDARDLTTVVFRSLRDLMTTETDERTEAAFKDADIAEIWRDDNPIVSFLSRFRPPLDIDTETFLRRVKQEGGAPKGVSPEAIVIAVFSTARETLAPEQIQEISNILPDGLKIMWDQI
- a CDS encoding homocysteine biosynthesis protein → MRTLNTINEKIRRQTVVVETAEAFKARAAEGIREAFEAVDVVTTGTFEPVESSGAILNLGHTDPPIKIRDCRLDGVAAYAGFGAVDLYLGASQAAESSSTGESDLPRERGGSHVIADLVAGKPVQLQATGQVTDCYPRSALETTITRDTINQFYLFNPRNLYQNFIVGVNGGDRPLSTYLGPLQPNLGNAVYANPGALSPLMNDPDLEVIGIGSRIFLGGGVGYVAWEGTQHFPLQKRLPNQTPIGPAATVALIGDAKGMQAKWVRGCYFKGYGSSLMLGIGVAIPLLNESIAAHCAVQDKELVAPVMDFAIPRRVRPTFGLVSYAQLKSGKITLNGQKVRTAPLASIYLARQVATELKDWITAGQFELTQPVQSLPRDRAFLPQDTWNA
- a CDS encoding 50S ribosomal protein L11 methyltransferase, with product MVKSWWEIQVLCDPALEDTAFWRFEVLGGQGTVSQRKGSHRLIQAYFPQATFELLDLAAVALLMKQDALCAYLPEPQTTWQLIDEEDWSKSWKDYWQPQEVGDRFLINPAWLPVPKDTKRLILKLDPGAAFGTGTHATTQLCLESIEMRLGGDHNDMIVADIGCGSGILSIGALLMGAKRAYAVDVDPLAVEATAANSVLNHLTAEQIVVQQGSLDTLLKTLTEPVDGVLCNILAEVILDLIPQLNDISKPQTWGIISGILLDQSKLVADTLEQNGWVVATLWRRKEWCCLNIRRS
- a CDS encoding phosphoglycerate dehydrogenase; its protein translation is MPKVLVSDPIDQAGLDILSQVAQVDVKTKLPPEELVKIVADYDALMIRSGTKVTKEVIEAGKTLKIIGRAGVGVDNVDVPAATRRGIVVVNSPEGNTIAAAEHALAMMLALSRHIPVADKSVKEGQWNRKAFTGVEVYKKTLGVVGLGKIGSHVATVARAMGMKLLAYDPFISTERAEQLGCRLVDLDLLLREADYVTLHLPKTPETANLINPETLATMKPTARIINCARGGIIDEGALATALNEGNIAGAALDVYAEEPLGESSTLRSLGKEIILTPHLGASTEEAQVNVAIDVAEQIRDVLLGLPARSAVNIPGLRADVMEQMRPYLQLAETLGNLVGQLAGGRVESLNVQLQGELAANDSQPVVIAALKGLLSHALQERVNYVNASLEAKDRGIHVVETRDKAIKDYTGSLRLTAKGSLGEHSVSGVLLGGSEIRVTDIDNFPINVPPTRHMLFTLHRDMPGIIGKIGSLLGSFNVNIASMQVGRKIVRGDAVMVLSIDDPLPEGILSEITKVPGIRDAYTVSL
- a CDS encoding coproporphyrinogen III oxidase, which translates into the protein MPMPAPQSAYVHIPFCRRRCFYCDFPIAVAGDRARGETSPRIQTYVDTLCREIQATPALGGALETVFFGGGTPSLLAADQVVQILTTLSDRFGISSTAEVSMEMDPGTFTQQSLQSLRQAGLNRVSLGVQSFQDEQLEACGRTHRLKDIQQAITAIQAVEMPVWSLDLISGLPHQTMAGWEASLAQAIAGSPHHISVYDLTVEPGTVFDHRYMAGQSPLPTDDMTTQMYRTAQAHLTQAGYHHYEISNYAQPGYQCQHNRVYWENRPYYGFGMGATSYTQRQRFQRPRTTHEYQQWVEDYCQVAGTLDCAPTPPIEQWLDRLMLGVRLAEGLSLNDLTTEFGVDRVATLKTCLIPYIQKGWVKLEVRPEPRLRLSDPEGFLFSNVVLVAIFEAFSDPQH